A single window of Anomaloglossus baeobatrachus isolate aAnoBae1 chromosome 5, aAnoBae1.hap1, whole genome shotgun sequence DNA harbors:
- the DCAKD gene encoding dephospho-CoA kinase domain-containing protein: MFLVGLSGGIASGKSTVVSILRELGCAVIDADVIAREVVQPGTSAHSQIVFHFGEEVLLKNGELDRETMGTIIFSNPEKRALLNSITHPPIRRAMLRQTLSYFFMGYKYVILDIPLLFESRTLTRYMKHTVLVYCDPQTQVERLIRRSGLSREEVQKRLAAQLPIDSKLQLADHVIDNSGDRESTRRQVLQLHHRLKSSLGYLPTRIAAVTVAAGLVALMWSLLRRLWQ; encoded by the exons ATGTTCCTGGTGGGCTTATCTGGTGGGATTGCATCAGGTAAAAGCACTGTTGTGTCAATCCTCAGGGAACTGGGATGTGCTGTGATTGATGCAGATGTCATTGCCAGAGAAG TGGTACAGCCGGGAACCTCCGCTCACAGTCAGATTGTGTTCCATTTTGGAGAGGAAGTGCTGCTAAAGAATGGGGAACTTGATCGAGAGACGATGGGAACCATTATCTTCTCAAATCCCGAGAAGAGGGCTCTGCTCAATTCCATCACTCACCCTCCAATACGCCGAGCTATGCTGAGACAGACGCTGTCCTACTTCTTCATGG GGTATAAATACGTGATTCTTGACATCCCACTTCTGTTTGAATCCCGGACTCTGACGCGCTACATGAAACACACTGTACTTGTTTACTG TGACCCACAAACTCAGGTTGAGAGATTGATTCGGAGAAGCGGTCTTTCCCGGGAGGAGGTCCAGAAGCGTTTAGCCGCTCAGCTTCCAATTGACAGCAAATTGCAACTCGCTGATCACGTCATCGACAACTCCGGTGACCGGGAGAGTACGCGGCGGCAAGTCCTACAACTCCACCATCGACTGAAGTCTTCACTAGGATACCTTCCAACTCGCATTGCTGCGGTGACTGTGGCTGCCGGGCTTGTGGCGCTGATGTGGAGCCTGTTAAGGCGGTTATGGCAGTGA